The nucleotide sequence CCGTACCTGTGCGAAAGCCCTGGAGGGAATGCGCATGGCAAGCATCCGTACCGCCCGCGTTCTCGCCGCAGTCTCGGCGCTCCCGCTCGCCGCCGCCCTCTTCGCAGGCGTCGCCACGGCCGACAACGGCTCCTTCGCGGACGACGGATCGAACGCCCGGCGTGGCGAACATCGTCGGCAGCGGTGTCGGCCACGACAACAAGGGCAACTCGTCGACCTCGCAGCAGCAGGCGAACGGCTCGGGTGCCTCGAACCAGAACAACACCGCCCAGGTCAACGGCTCCGGCCTCACGGCCATCGATCAGAAGCACGCCGTCGTCAGCTTCACCGACCTCTGGTGAGCCGATCGAGGGCGGGCCGGGGGGCGAGGGCGGGCGGATGAGGTCGCCACGGCCCTGAGGCCTCGGGGTCCGACCCTCGGGTGCAGGACGCGTGGGACATGTCTGTGGGGTGTGACACGCCTGTGCGGCGCTGCTTCGGCACCGCCGCACAGGCGTTTCCGGTGATCTCGTGAGTGTTCGCACGAGGTGCCTCGGCGACCTTGACAGTTCCGGCGCCAGTTCCTTCAATCTGACGGACAGTCAGAAAACTTCGGAGGGGGAACGGTGGCGGTGACCGAGGACCTGTCCGTACGGCTCAAGGCCTACGAAGGGCGCGCGGCCGTCATCGGCGGCCGTGGCAAGGATCCCGTCAACTCGCCCATGATCCGGCACTGGTGCGAGGCCATGGGGGACACCAACCCCGCGTACACCGGACCGGACGCCATCGCTCCGCCCACCATGCTCCAGGTGTGGACGATGGGCGGGCTGAGCGGGCACGAGACCCGCTCGGCGCCGTACGGCGAACTCCTCGCGCTGCTCGACGGCGCCGGGTACACCTCCGTCGTCGCCACCGACTGCGAGCAGGAGTATCTGCGGGCGCTGCGGCCGGGGGACGAGATCGTGTTCGACTCGGTCATCGAGTCGGTGTCGGAGCGGAAGACCACCAGGCTCGGCACGGGGTACTTCGTCACGACCCGTATGGATGTGCGAGTCGGCGAGGGAGGCGACGAACTCGTCGGCACCCATCGCTTCCGAATCCTCAAGTACGCGCCGGCCAACGCCCCCGGCGAACGCGCCCAGGCCGACGATCAGGGCGAGCGCGGGCCCCGGCTCCGGGAGCAACAGCCCCAGGAAGTACAGGAGCGACAGCCCCAAGAAGCGCAGAAACAACAGCCCCAGGAAGTAAAGGCCCAGGAAGAAAAGCCCCGGCGCCCCCGCCCCGTCGTCAACCGCGACAACGCCGGTTTCTGGGAAGGCGTCCAGCGCCACCGCCTCCTCATCCAACGCTGTTCCGACTGCGCCACGCTTCGTCTCCCCTGGCTTCCGGGCTGCAACGCGTGCGGTTCGCCCGAGTGGGACAC is from Streptomyces sp. NBC_01314 and encodes:
- a CDS encoding OB-fold domain-containing protein, yielding MAVTEDLSVRLKAYEGRAAVIGGRGKDPVNSPMIRHWCEAMGDTNPAYTGPDAIAPPTMLQVWTMGGLSGHETRSAPYGELLALLDGAGYTSVVATDCEQEYLRALRPGDEIVFDSVIESVSERKTTRLGTGYFVTTRMDVRVGEGGDELVGTHRFRILKYAPANAPGERAQADDQGERGPRLREQQPQEVQERQPQEAQKQQPQEVKAQEEKPRRPRPVVNRDNAGFWEGVQRHRLLIQRCSDCATLRLPWLPGCNACGSPEWDTVEASGDGTVHSYVVMHHPPFPAFDPPYAVGLIELAEGVRIVSNVIGVPYDKVRIGMSVRLEFARYDEELELPVFRVEEEATRV